From a region of the Microbacterium sp. nov. GSS16 genome:
- the efeB gene encoding iron uptake transporter deferrochelatase/peroxidase subunit: MPQHDEQPRAGLSRRGLLGLAAGGGAALALAGGGIGYAFGAPRRDADAEDRHPFFGEHQAGITTDVQEHLHFAAFDMMPRSDRTDLIELLQDWSYAASRLTQGLEVSGSGAIGGGPDSPPDDTGEALGLHAANLTITFGFGPTLFANEDGDRYGIGNRRPTKLERLPAFLGDDLDPGQSDGDLCIQVCADDPQVAVHAIRNLSRIAFGRAKLRWSQLGFGKTSRTSAQQQTPRNLFGFKDGTANILAHDRDALDTHVWAGDEDAEWMAGGSYLVARKIAMLIETWDRVRLGEQERIFGRDKAEGAPLSGGTEMTKPKLAGLDVHSHVRLAHPDTNGGVRILRRGFNYVGGNNALGRLDAGLFFLSYQRDPAQFTALQKRLSTDLLVEYIRHVGSGVWAVPPGAASGSYVGAALFA, from the coding sequence ATGCCGCAGCACGACGAGCAGCCCCGCGCCGGCCTGAGCCGGCGGGGTCTGCTGGGCCTGGCCGCCGGAGGAGGGGCGGCGCTCGCGCTGGCCGGCGGCGGCATCGGATACGCATTCGGCGCCCCGCGCAGGGACGCGGATGCCGAAGACCGCCACCCGTTCTTCGGCGAGCATCAGGCGGGCATCACCACCGACGTGCAGGAGCATCTGCACTTCGCCGCATTCGACATGATGCCCCGCAGTGACCGGACCGACCTGATCGAGCTGCTGCAGGACTGGAGCTACGCGGCGTCGCGCCTCACGCAGGGACTCGAGGTGAGCGGGTCCGGCGCCATCGGCGGCGGGCCCGACTCCCCGCCCGACGACACCGGAGAGGCTCTCGGGCTGCACGCCGCGAACCTCACCATCACGTTCGGGTTCGGACCTACCCTGTTCGCGAACGAGGACGGCGATCGGTATGGCATCGGCAATAGACGCCCGACGAAGCTCGAACGGCTGCCGGCCTTCCTCGGCGACGACCTCGATCCTGGTCAATCCGACGGCGACCTGTGCATCCAGGTCTGCGCGGACGACCCCCAGGTCGCCGTGCATGCGATCCGCAACCTCAGCAGGATCGCCTTCGGGCGCGCCAAGCTGCGCTGGTCGCAGCTCGGCTTCGGGAAGACGTCTCGCACGAGTGCGCAGCAGCAGACGCCTCGGAATCTCTTCGGCTTCAAGGACGGCACCGCGAACATCCTCGCCCACGACCGGGACGCGCTCGACACGCACGTCTGGGCGGGCGATGAGGATGCGGAATGGATGGCGGGCGGTTCGTACCTCGTGGCCCGCAAGATCGCGATGCTCATCGAGACGTGGGACCGCGTGCGCCTCGGCGAGCAGGAGCGGATCTTCGGGCGCGACAAGGCCGAGGGCGCGCCGCTCAGCGGCGGCACCGAGATGACCAAGCCGAAGCTGGCCGGCCTCGACGTGCACAGCCACGTGCGACTCGCGCACCCGGACACGAACGGCGGCGTGCGGATCCTGCGCCGAGGCTTCAACTACGTCGGCGGGAACAACGCGCTCGGACGTCTCGATGCCGGACTGTTCTTCCTCTCGTACCAGCGGGATCCTGCTCAGTTCACCGCACTGCAGAAGCGCCTGTCGACCGATCTCCTCGTCGAGTACATCCGGCACGTCGGATCGGGCGTCTGGGCGGTGCCGCCGGGCGCGGCCTCCGGATCGTACGTGGGGGCGGCGCTGTTCGCCTGA
- the efeO gene encoding iron uptake system protein EfeO — MTHAPRTLSVLALGAIAVTALSGCVAKQSADPAASFTVSSTDSACDVSTGTATSGTLTFEVTNAGDQVTEFYLLADDGLRIVGEVENIAPAASRTLTVVAQPGDYYTVCKPGMIGDGVGKAAFTVTGDKVSIDGPDAEQKQQAVDLYVAFVKDQVGALVPDVADLVSAYTAGDDERARALFPLARASYERIEPVAEALGDLDPRIDYREVDAVAEGLEWTGFHRIEKDLWQPAPDALNSDGATPAWQGWAPSTPEERAEYGDLLIADVQELFDYVHSDDFTTAVDDQGIAGISNGAVALLDEVATGKITGEEDWWSHTDLYDFAANVEGSKMAFLLVRELAASKGADGERLVDEIATGYADLESALAQHGSLQNGFVAFTDLTDGHRRELIDLINALAEPLSQLTATTLS, encoded by the coding sequence ATGACCCACGCACCCCGAACGCTGAGCGTCCTCGCACTCGGCGCCATCGCCGTGACGGCCCTGAGCGGCTGCGTCGCAAAGCAGTCCGCCGACCCCGCGGCATCGTTCACCGTGTCCTCGACCGACAGCGCATGCGACGTCTCGACGGGCACGGCCACGAGCGGCACGCTGACATTCGAGGTGACCAACGCCGGCGACCAGGTCACCGAGTTCTACCTTCTGGCCGACGACGGCCTGCGCATCGTCGGCGAGGTCGAGAACATCGCTCCGGCGGCGTCGCGCACCCTCACGGTCGTCGCGCAGCCCGGCGACTACTACACCGTGTGCAAGCCCGGGATGATCGGAGACGGCGTGGGCAAGGCCGCGTTCACTGTCACGGGCGACAAGGTGAGCATCGACGGGCCGGACGCCGAGCAGAAGCAGCAGGCGGTCGATCTCTACGTCGCGTTCGTGAAAGATCAGGTCGGAGCCCTCGTGCCCGATGTCGCCGACCTGGTGAGCGCCTACACGGCGGGGGACGACGAGCGGGCGCGTGCGCTCTTCCCGCTGGCTCGCGCCTCTTACGAGCGCATCGAGCCCGTCGCCGAGGCGCTGGGCGACCTCGACCCGCGCATCGACTACCGCGAGGTCGACGCCGTCGCCGAGGGTCTGGAGTGGACCGGGTTCCACCGCATCGAGAAGGATCTCTGGCAGCCGGCACCGGATGCCCTCAACTCCGACGGCGCGACTCCCGCCTGGCAGGGGTGGGCGCCGTCGACGCCCGAGGAGCGCGCCGAGTACGGCGATCTGCTGATCGCCGACGTGCAGGAGCTCTTCGACTACGTGCATTCGGACGACTTCACGACCGCTGTGGATGATCAGGGCATCGCGGGGATCTCGAACGGCGCCGTGGCGCTTCTCGACGAGGTCGCAACAGGGAAGATCACCGGTGAGGAGGACTGGTGGTCGCACACCGACCTCTACGACTTCGCCGCCAACGTCGAGGGATCGAAGATGGCATTCTTGCTGGTGCGGGAGCTGGCCGCGTCGAAGGGCGCCGACGGCGAGCGGCTCGTCGACGAGATAGCGACCGGCTACGCCGACCTCGAGAGCGCGCTCGCTCAGCACGGATCCCTGCAGAACGGCTTCGTCGCGTTCACCGATCTGACCGACGGTCACAGACGAGAGCTCATCGATCTCATCAACGCCCTCGCCGAGCCGCTGTCGCAGCTGACCGCCACGACGCTGTCCTGA
- the efeU gene encoding iron uptake transporter permease EfeU, with protein sequence MFAALLIGLREGLEAALVVGILVAYIRRLGRADVLGRMWIGIGLAIALALGIGAVLTFGAYALTTEAQEIIGGSLSLVAVGMVTWMIFWMQKAGRTMKSNLQGGVDRALAHGSLWALIAVGFVSVAREGIETTLLLWSMVQSFGNAPQSLLGALLGLLLAVIVGWLLARGAVQLDLRRFFAWTGGFLVVVAAGVLAYAVMDLQEAGVLGGPFTAAAPTDALTGTVLTGLAGFPFGWAFDVTAVIAPGGAWATVLQATIGFMPRMTWLQVIAWALYMAVVGTLFVRGLARSRAPQPASSPASAPAVRREDLVTHSSGAA encoded by the coding sequence GTGTTCGCAGCGCTCCTCATCGGTCTCCGCGAAGGCCTCGAAGCCGCCCTCGTCGTAGGCATCCTGGTCGCATACATCCGCCGGCTCGGCCGGGCGGACGTGCTGGGGCGCATGTGGATCGGCATCGGTCTCGCCATCGCCCTCGCGCTCGGCATCGGCGCCGTCCTCACCTTCGGTGCGTACGCTCTCACCACCGAGGCCCAGGAGATCATCGGCGGCTCGCTCTCGCTGGTGGCGGTGGGCATGGTCACCTGGATGATCTTCTGGATGCAGAAGGCCGGCCGCACGATGAAATCGAACCTGCAGGGCGGTGTGGATCGCGCTCTCGCGCACGGGAGCCTGTGGGCGCTGATCGCCGTGGGATTCGTCTCGGTGGCCCGCGAGGGGATCGAGACCACGCTGCTGCTGTGGTCGATGGTGCAGTCCTTCGGCAACGCGCCGCAGTCGCTGCTCGGTGCGCTGCTCGGTCTGCTTCTCGCCGTGATCGTCGGCTGGCTGCTCGCACGCGGCGCCGTGCAGCTCGACCTCAGGCGGTTCTTCGCCTGGACGGGCGGCTTCCTCGTCGTCGTCGCGGCGGGTGTGCTCGCCTACGCCGTGATGGATCTGCAGGAGGCCGGCGTGCTCGGCGGTCCCTTCACCGCCGCCGCGCCCACGGATGCGCTGACCGGAACAGTGCTCACCGGCCTCGCAGGCTTCCCCTTCGGGTGGGCCTTCGACGTCACCGCCGTGATCGCCCCAGGCGGTGCCTGGGCGACCGTCCTTCAGGCGACGATCGGCTTCATGCCGCGCATGACCTGGCTGCAGGTGATCGCGTGGGCGCTGTACATGGCGGTCGTCGGCACTCTCTTCGTTCGCGGGCTGGCACGCTCCCGCGCCCCTCAGCCCGCTTCGAGTCCCGCATCCGCGCCCGCGGTGCGCCGCGAAGACCTCGTGACCCACTCTTCTGGAGCAGCATGA
- a CDS encoding isopenicillin N synthase family dioxygenase codes for MTDLTLPILDLSQLDAGPEAAARFRADLRAATRDVGFFYLTGTGIPTDLEQRLHRAARDFFALPEEDKLAIENVKSPHFRGYTRIGGERTKGAIDWREQIDIGPERDAVEGGPAFNRLVGPNLWPEAQPELRAVVAEWHAALSGIARRLLRAWALTLGAEESYFDDHFGEPSTLIKIVRYPGTIEPEPQQGVGAHKDSGVLTLLWVEPGRGGLQVERGGEWVDAPPVDGAFVVNIGELLEYATNGYLRATNHRVVSPRAPHDRLSIPFFFNPALDTKLPLIELPADLAAHARGVTRDPGNPIHSLYGENALKSRLRAHPDVAAIHHPDLVGAAS; via the coding sequence ATGACCGATCTCACCCTCCCCATCCTCGACCTGTCTCAGCTCGACGCCGGCCCAGAGGCGGCCGCGCGGTTCCGCGCGGACCTGCGCGCCGCGACGCGGGACGTGGGCTTCTTCTACCTCACGGGCACGGGCATCCCCACCGATCTCGAACAGCGGCTGCACCGCGCCGCAAGGGATTTCTTCGCGCTTCCCGAAGAGGACAAGCTCGCCATCGAGAACGTGAAAAGCCCGCACTTCCGGGGGTACACGCGCATCGGCGGGGAGCGGACGAAGGGAGCCATCGACTGGCGCGAGCAGATCGACATCGGTCCGGAACGGGACGCTGTCGAGGGCGGTCCTGCATTCAACCGCCTCGTCGGCCCGAACCTCTGGCCCGAGGCCCAGCCGGAGCTGCGCGCCGTCGTCGCCGAGTGGCACGCCGCTCTCTCCGGCATCGCGCGGAGGCTGCTGCGCGCGTGGGCACTCACCCTGGGCGCCGAGGAGTCGTACTTCGACGACCACTTCGGTGAGCCGTCGACGCTCATCAAGATCGTCCGGTACCCGGGCACGATCGAGCCCGAGCCACAGCAGGGCGTCGGCGCCCACAAGGACAGCGGCGTGCTGACCCTGCTCTGGGTGGAGCCCGGCCGCGGCGGACTGCAGGTCGAGCGCGGCGGCGAGTGGGTGGACGCCCCACCCGTCGATGGTGCCTTCGTGGTGAACATCGGCGAGCTTCTCGAGTACGCGACGAACGGGTACCTCAGAGCGACCAACCACCGGGTCGTCTCGCCCCGCGCGCCGCACGACCGGCTGTCGATCCCGTTCTTCTTCAATCCGGCGCTAGACACGAAGCTGCCGCTGATCGAGCTCCCGGCCGACCTCGCCGCGCACGCGCGCGGCGTGACCCGCGACCCGGGGAACCCGATCCACAGCCTCTACGGCGAGAACGCGCTGAAGTCGCGCCTGCGAGCGCATCCCGACGTCGCGGCCATCCATCACCCCGACCTCGTCGGGGCAGCCTCCTAG
- a CDS encoding transcriptional regulator, translating into MPERPAGQHPRLRLDDSFASPIRFSLMAALGDDLELDFATLGSILQVSDSALSKAISALETVRYVRVRRGRAGSRPRTWVAGTAEGRHAFQAHLDALRAIVEFGSAPAQSDQSGQPREPARPGQPREPDRPGQPGPAEAG; encoded by the coding sequence ATGCCTGAACGGCCGGCTGGGCAGCACCCGCGACTGCGACTCGACGACAGCTTCGCAAGCCCCATCCGCTTCTCTCTCATGGCTGCGCTCGGCGACGACCTCGAACTCGACTTCGCCACGCTCGGCAGCATCCTGCAGGTGTCGGACTCGGCTTTGAGTAAGGCGATCTCGGCGCTGGAGACGGTGCGCTACGTGCGGGTCAGGCGGGGACGGGCAGGCAGTCGCCCGCGCACCTGGGTGGCCGGTACGGCCGAGGGTCGGCACGCGTTCCAGGCGCACCTCGATGCGCTGCGAGCGATCGTCGAGTTCGGCTCGGCTCCGGCCCAGTCGGATCAGTCCGGCCAACCTCGCGAACCGGCCCGACCCGGTCAGCCTCGCGAACCGGACCGGCCCGGCCAGCCTGGCCCTGCCGAGGCGGGCTAG
- the rpsO gene encoding 30S ribosomal protein S15, protein MALEADVKKAIIEEYATHPGDTGSPEVQVAMLTQRIKDLTEHLKAHKHDHHSRRGLFLLVGQRRRLLGYLQDVDINRYRSLIERLGLRR, encoded by the coding sequence ATGGCACTGGAAGCAGACGTCAAGAAGGCGATCATCGAAGAGTACGCGACGCACCCCGGTGACACCGGATCCCCCGAGGTGCAGGTCGCAATGCTGACGCAGCGCATCAAGGACCTCACCGAGCACCTCAAGGCACACAAGCACGACCACCACTCGCGCCGTGGCCTGTTCCTGCTCGTCGGTCAGCGCCGTCGCCTGCTGGGTTACCTGCAGGATGTCGACATCAACCGTTACCGCTCGCTCATCGAGCGTCTCGGTCTGCGCCGGTAA
- a CDS encoding MFS transporter: protein MWIGSALAGIGGQLTIVTVMLHVFELTGSTFAVSMIAVAGLVPMILAGLYGGMLADAFDRRRVALIAASVAFAATALLTALTWTGTETIWWLYGLSMVIAAANSVGMATRTAIVPRLIPLNQLAAASALNGVAFGLTVMVGPAVAGVLVALTGFGWTYTIDVVLMLCMFLGLWTLPALLPEGTIVRPGLASLVDGWRFLRRAGNIRAQYLLDIAAMTFGNPLALYPALGTVLLGGGAVTTGLLTASVAVGTFASSLFSGRIVQYRWHGVGIARAVQAYGATIAMFGAVLLIGAFLPTASEHSPDVPLIVLACIALALSGAADNISSIYRNTMMQAAVPDAMRGRLQGVFIIVVAGGPRLGALYAGTLATLTALWFPPLLGGMLVIGLALTIARLTPRFRAYDALSPEA from the coding sequence ATGTGGATCGGCTCTGCACTCGCCGGGATCGGCGGCCAGCTCACGATCGTGACCGTCATGCTGCATGTGTTCGAGCTGACCGGCAGCACATTCGCCGTCTCCATGATCGCGGTCGCCGGCCTGGTGCCGATGATCCTCGCCGGACTCTACGGCGGAATGCTCGCCGACGCCTTCGACCGTCGACGTGTGGCCCTCATCGCCGCGTCCGTCGCGTTCGCGGCCACGGCGCTGCTCACCGCGCTGACATGGACGGGCACCGAGACGATCTGGTGGCTGTACGGCCTCAGCATGGTCATCGCCGCAGCCAACTCGGTGGGCATGGCGACCCGCACCGCGATCGTGCCGCGACTGATCCCACTGAATCAGCTCGCCGCGGCGTCGGCGCTGAACGGCGTCGCCTTCGGCTTGACGGTGATGGTCGGGCCCGCTGTGGCGGGCGTGCTGGTCGCCCTCACCGGGTTCGGATGGACGTACACGATCGACGTGGTCCTGATGCTGTGCATGTTCCTCGGACTGTGGACACTGCCCGCCCTGCTGCCCGAGGGCACGATCGTGCGGCCGGGGCTGGCATCCCTCGTCGACGGCTGGCGCTTCCTGCGTCGGGCGGGCAACATCCGCGCGCAGTACCTGCTCGACATCGCTGCGATGACCTTCGGCAACCCTCTCGCGCTCTACCCCGCCCTCGGCACGGTGCTGCTCGGCGGGGGCGCCGTGACGACCGGACTGCTGACCGCGTCGGTGGCAGTGGGGACATTCGCGTCGAGCCTGTTCTCGGGCAGGATCGTGCAATACCGCTGGCACGGAGTCGGCATCGCCAGGGCGGTGCAGGCCTACGGCGCCACGATCGCGATGTTCGGTGCCGTCCTGCTCATCGGAGCATTCCTGCCCACGGCATCCGAGCACTCCCCCGATGTGCCGCTCATCGTCCTGGCGTGCATCGCGCTCGCCCTCTCGGGAGCCGCCGACAACATCAGCTCCATCTATCGCAACACGATGATGCAGGCCGCGGTGCCGGACGCCATGCGCGGACGTCTGCAGGGCGTCTTCATCATCGTCGTCGCCGGCGGGCCGCGACTCGGGGCGCTGTACGCCGGCACGCTGGCGACGCTCACCGCGCTGTGGTTTCCGCCGCTGCTGGGCGGGATGCTGGTGATCGGCCTCGCCCTCACGATCGCTCGGCTCACACCGCGCTTCCGCGCCTACGATGCACTGAGCCCGGAGGCCTGA
- a CDS encoding YceI family protein, whose protein sequence is MSIEIPGYRPGTWVLDPSHSEVTFSVRHMMISKVRGSFGIKNATLTAPENPLDATVEASVDVASVDTKDEGRDNHLRSADFFDVENFPTMEFVSTGARVEDGDFFVDGDLTIRGVTKPVSFEFDFGGFGTDPWGNYKAGASATTVINREDFGLTWNAALETGGVLVGKDITINLDLQGSLQA, encoded by the coding sequence ATGTCGATCGAGATCCCCGGCTATCGTCCCGGCACCTGGGTCCTGGACCCGAGCCACAGCGAGGTCACCTTCAGCGTGCGTCACATGATGATCTCGAAGGTGCGCGGCTCCTTCGGCATCAAGAACGCCACGCTCACCGCACCTGAGAACCCGCTCGATGCCACGGTCGAGGCGAGCGTCGACGTCGCGTCCGTCGACACCAAGGACGAGGGTCGCGACAACCACTTGCGTTCGGCGGACTTCTTCGACGTCGAGAACTTCCCGACCATGGAGTTCGTCTCCACCGGAGCGCGCGTCGAGGACGGCGACTTCTTCGTCGACGGTGACCTCACCATCCGCGGGGTCACGAAGCCGGTGAGCTTCGAGTTCGACTTCGGTGGCTTCGGCACCGACCCGTGGGGCAACTACAAGGCCGGGGCCTCGGCCACGACGGTGATCAACCGGGAGGACTTCGGTCTGACCTGGAACGCCGCTCTCGAGACCGGTGGCGTGCTCGTCGGCAAGGACATCACGATCAACCTCGACCTGCAGGGCAGCCTGCAGGCCTGA
- a CDS encoding FKBP-type peptidyl-prolyl cis-trans isomerase, translating into MTERTKPEFDAPTGPAPAELVIRDIVEGDGAEAKPGDTVTVHYAGVEYDSGEEFDSSWGRGETIQFPLRGLIQGWQDGIPGMKVGGRRELVIPPHLAYGAAGSGHFLSGKTLIFIIDLVAVG; encoded by the coding sequence ATGACTGAACGCACGAAGCCTGAGTTCGACGCACCCACCGGACCCGCCCCCGCAGAGCTCGTCATCCGCGACATCGTCGAGGGCGACGGCGCCGAGGCAAAGCCCGGCGACACCGTCACCGTGCACTACGCCGGTGTCGAGTACGACTCCGGTGAGGAGTTCGACTCGTCGTGGGGCCGAGGCGAGACCATCCAGTTTCCGCTGCGCGGCCTGATCCAGGGTTGGCAGGACGGCATCCCCGGGATGAAGGTCGGCGGACGCCGTGAGCTCGTCATCCCGCCGCACCTCGCCTATGGCGCGGCTGGATCCGGACACTTCCTCTCCGGCAAGACCCTCATCTTCATCATCGACCTCGTCGCGGTCGGCTGA
- a CDS encoding PrsW family intramembrane metalloprotease: protein MSFGGRPSAAQPSDPFPTMLAGRSPHAPPAPSAPAPAPAMPAIPMPARRGRSASVWVFGVLAFVMIALIAYFALFLGVGASVVGLVLALVPLAIVLTGVRMIDRWEPEPKSLVIFALAWGAVAAVGITLLVDLAFALAVGQRNEFFAAVIQAPVIEELAKGAGVLLVFVIGRRAFDGPVDGVVYGALVGAGFAFTENIQYFGTSLTSGGAGELTVTFILRGLVSPFAHAMFTALTGFAIGLAARRGASTAGAVGSAATGLVGAIALHAYWNGSSLLGDFIALYITTQVPLFIAFIIAILALRREEARLTRLRLGDYAAAGWFTPQEVEMLATPAGRRTGLQWAAGLRGDRRDVMKAFIRDAAALAAVRQRAITGRDPLASADEHALLMRTRDARARLLAY from the coding sequence ATGAGCTTTGGAGGACGGCCGTCGGCCGCGCAGCCCTCGGACCCGTTCCCGACCATGCTCGCCGGTCGCTCACCGCACGCCCCGCCTGCCCCGTCGGCGCCGGCGCCCGCTCCGGCGATGCCGGCGATTCCGATGCCGGCCCGACGGGGACGCAGCGCGTCGGTCTGGGTGTTCGGGGTGCTCGCTTTCGTGATGATCGCGCTGATCGCGTACTTCGCGCTGTTCCTCGGAGTCGGCGCGTCCGTCGTCGGACTCGTCCTCGCTCTCGTGCCGCTCGCGATCGTGCTCACCGGCGTGCGCATGATCGACCGGTGGGAGCCGGAGCCGAAGAGCCTCGTGATCTTCGCGCTCGCCTGGGGAGCGGTGGCCGCCGTGGGCATCACGCTGCTCGTCGACCTGGCGTTCGCGCTGGCTGTCGGTCAGCGCAACGAGTTCTTCGCCGCGGTCATCCAGGCGCCTGTGATCGAGGAGCTCGCCAAGGGAGCCGGTGTTCTGCTGGTTTTCGTGATCGGTCGACGGGCATTCGACGGCCCGGTCGACGGCGTGGTCTACGGCGCACTGGTGGGCGCGGGCTTCGCGTTCACCGAGAACATCCAGTACTTCGGCACCAGTCTCACCTCCGGCGGTGCCGGAGAGCTCACCGTCACGTTCATCCTGCGCGGACTCGTCTCGCCGTTCGCGCATGCGATGTTCACGGCCCTGACGGGATTCGCCATCGGGCTGGCCGCGCGTCGCGGTGCGAGCACGGCAGGCGCTGTCGGATCGGCCGCGACGGGACTGGTCGGCGCGATCGCACTGCACGCGTACTGGAACGGCTCGTCTCTGCTGGGCGACTTCATCGCGCTGTACATCACCACCCAGGTGCCGCTCTTCATCGCCTTCATCATCGCGATCCTGGCGCTGCGACGGGAGGAGGCGCGGCTGACGCGTCTGCGCCTCGGCGACTACGCCGCTGCGGGATGGTTCACTCCGCAGGAGGTCGAGATGCTGGCGACGCCGGCCGGCCGGCGCACCGGTCTGCAGTGGGCGGCCGGCCTGCGCGGCGACCGCCGAGACGTGATGAAAGCGTTCATCCGCGATGCCGCCGCTCTCGCCGCGGTACGCCAGCGGGCGATCACCGGACGCGACCCGCTCGCCTCAGCCGACGAGCACGCGCTGCTGATGCGCACCCGGGATGCCAGAGCCCGCCTGCTCGCGTACTGA